The proteins below are encoded in one region of Gloeocapsa sp. PCC 73106:
- the grpE gene encoding nucleotide exchange factor GrpE, translating to MNSNETTISSDADQSETSQPVTEKVVEASGAEQVISALQEEIALLKQQLTEQTEKADNFKGQYVRIAADFDNFRKRSSKDKEMLEHQVKRNTITELLPVIDNFERARTQIKPSTEGEKGIHKSYQGVYKILVDTLKRIGVSPMRPEGQPFDPNFHEAMLREPTDEYPEGTVIEELMRGYLLEDQVLRHAMVKVAAPKETDQLTETSAEN from the coding sequence ATGAACTCAAACGAAACTACCATCAGCAGTGATGCTGACCAGTCCGAAACATCTCAGCCTGTTACTGAAAAGGTTGTAGAAGCATCAGGGGCCGAACAGGTAATCAGCGCTCTCCAAGAAGAAATTGCGCTGTTAAAACAGCAATTGACCGAACAAACAGAAAAAGCTGACAACTTTAAAGGACAATATGTCAGAATAGCCGCTGACTTCGATAATTTCCGCAAACGCAGTAGCAAAGACAAAGAAATGTTAGAGCACCAGGTAAAACGCAACACAATTACTGAGTTACTGCCGGTGATCGACAACTTTGAGCGCGCTAGAACTCAGATCAAACCCAGTACCGAAGGAGAAAAAGGGATCCATAAAAGCTATCAAGGAGTTTATAAGATCCTCGTAGATACTCTCAAACGCATCGGAGTATCCCCTATGCGCCCAGAAGGTCAACCCTTCGACCCCAATTTTCACGAAGCGATGTTAAGAGAGCCAACGGATGAATACCCCGAAGGTACAGTGATCGAAGAATTGATGCGCGGTTATCTATTAGAAGATCAAGTTTTACGTCACGCTATGGTCAAAGTAGCCGCTCCCAAAGAAACGGATCAGCTGACTGAAACATCAGCAGAAAATTAA
- a CDS encoding GspE/PulE family protein has translation MNKSSLHNKSSRALVPRDFFFPFGNKLIQAGYVQSEQLKLALKKKEESGSSLIGILEELTNRKLPSELIRQYKKHYLFELKVFYGVDCVDPDIDAIASIQMALLIESLIPIEICRRYKLLPIKKEAQRLLVAMVNPDDLEAYDELRRILSQKHLTLQRMVITKEDYQKLLDDYQQEESKRDKVRAEELKQKALERLSDVTEIIDSIDIVQEDVDEHADVITDEDDNNSPPIIALVNKVLVKALKDGASDIHIEPQEDDLRIRFRKDGVLTQAFPALPKFIVTPVVARFKIMADLDIAERRMPQDGRIRRVYQGKKVDFRVNSLPSRYGEKVVLRILDNSSTQLGLDKLITSPQSLATVRELASRPFGLILVTGPTGSGKSTTLYSILAERNDPGVNISTAEDPIEYSLPGITQVQVIREKGMDFALILRAFLRQDPDVILVGETRDKETAKTAIEAALTGHLVLTTLHTNDAAGAIARLDEMGVEPFMVSGALLGVFAQRLMRRVCTECRIAYHPSREELARFGLSAMKDKQITLYKAYSLTLEQIQAAKLNKTLCGKCSGIGYKGRVGVYEIMKITETLQTMINKGATTDRIKEVAVDEGMVTLLAYSLNLVMEGYTTLEEVERVTFTDSGLEAELKAKRKSSLACKQCGAGLEPEWIDCPYCMTPRFQD, from the coding sequence ATGAACAAATCTTCACTCCACAACAAATCATCTCGAGCACTAGTACCTAGAGACTTCTTTTTTCCTTTCGGTAACAAACTGATCCAAGCGGGTTATGTTCAAAGTGAACAGCTAAAACTAGCTTTGAAGAAAAAGGAAGAATCCGGGAGTTCTTTGATTGGAATTTTAGAAGAACTCACTAACCGTAAGTTACCTTCTGAGTTAATACGTCAGTACAAAAAACACTATCTTTTTGAGCTTAAGGTCTTTTATGGGGTTGATTGCGTTGATCCCGACATAGATGCGATCGCTAGTATTCAAATGGCGTTGCTGATTGAGTCTCTGATTCCGATCGAAATATGCAGACGATATAAGCTATTGCCAATTAAAAAAGAAGCTCAGCGCCTTTTAGTAGCAATGGTTAACCCCGATGATCTAGAGGCTTATGATGAGTTACGTCGCATTTTAAGTCAGAAACACTTGACTTTACAACGCATGGTAATTACTAAAGAAGATTACCAAAAGCTGTTGGATGACTATCAACAAGAGGAGTCTAAACGGGATAAAGTCAGGGCAGAAGAACTAAAACAGAAAGCCTTAGAAAGATTAAGTGATGTTACCGAAATTATCGATAGCATAGATATAGTCCAAGAAGATGTAGACGAGCATGCAGACGTAATCACAGATGAAGATGATAATAATTCGCCGCCGATTATCGCTCTAGTTAATAAAGTTTTAGTAAAAGCTCTGAAAGATGGAGCTTCGGACATTCACATCGAACCCCAAGAAGACGATTTACGGATTCGGTTTCGTAAAGACGGGGTTTTGACTCAAGCCTTTCCTGCTCTACCCAAATTTATCGTGACACCAGTGGTGGCGAGATTTAAAATTATGGCAGATTTGGACATAGCTGAAAGAAGAATGCCCCAAGATGGCAGAATCAGAAGGGTTTACCAGGGTAAAAAGGTCGATTTTCGGGTCAACAGTCTGCCGAGTCGTTACGGTGAAAAGGTAGTTTTGCGAATCCTAGATAATTCTTCTACTCAATTAGGATTAGATAAACTGATTACCTCTCCACAAAGTTTGGCTACGGTGCGAGAGTTAGCATCCCGTCCTTTTGGCTTGATTTTGGTGACTGGACCAACGGGATCGGGTAAATCCACAACTCTGTACTCAATTCTAGCGGAGCGGAATGACCCGGGAGTCAATATCAGTACAGCAGAAGATCCCATCGAATACTCTTTACCAGGAATCACCCAAGTACAGGTAATTAGAGAAAAAGGGATGGACTTCGCTTTGATTTTAAGAGCGTTTCTGCGTCAAGATCCCGATGTAATTCTAGTGGGTGAAACGCGGGACAAAGAAACAGCGAAAACAGCGATTGAAGCTGCTTTAACTGGTCACTTGGTTTTAACCACCTTGCACACCAACGATGCAGCTGGAGCGATCGCCCGTCTAGATGAGATGGGGGTAGAGCCTTTCATGGTTTCTGGAGCTTTGCTCGGTGTTTTCGCCCAAAGGCTGATGCGCCGGGTGTGTACTGAATGTCGGATTGCTTACCATCCCTCTCGAGAGGAATTAGCGCGCTTTGGCTTATCGGCGATGAAAGATAAGCAAATAACCCTGTATAAAGCTTATAGCCTAACTCTGGAGCAAATACAAGCTGCTAAACTCAATAAAACACTCTGTGGAAAATGCAGTGGTATTGGTTATAAAGGAAGGGTAGGGGTATACGAAATAATGAAGATTACGGAAACTCTACAAACTATGATCAACAAGGGAGCAACCACTGATCGGATCAAAGAAGTAGCCGTAGATGAAGGAATGGTAACCCTACTAGCTTACAGTTTGAACTTAGTCATGGAAGGATATACTACTTTGGAGGAAGTAGAACGTGTGACGTTTACCGATTCAGGTTTGGAAGCAGAATTAAAAGCGAAACGGAAATCTTCTTTAGCATGTAAGCAATGCGGAGCGGGATTAGAACCGGAATGGATAGATTGTCCCTATTGTATGACCCCTCGTTTTCAAGACTGA
- a CDS encoding type IV pilus twitching motility protein PilT produces MDLMIEDLMEQLVEMGGSDMHIQAGAPIYFRINGKLGPINDEYLSPQESQRLIFSMLNNTQRKELEQNWELDCSYGVKGLARFRINVYKERGCYAACLRALSSKIPNFEQLGLPDIVREMAERPRGLVLVTGQTGSGKTTTLAAILDLINRTRAEHIITVEDPIEYVFSNAKSLFHQRQRGEDTKTFSNALRSALREDPDIVLVGEMRDLETISLAISAAETGHLVFGTLHTNSASSTVDRMIDVFPAQQQAQIRAMISNSLLAVFSQCLPKKKNPKPGEFGRVLAQEIMIITPAIANLIREGKAPQIYSAIQTGMKLGMQTMEQSLANYVKTGQISFEEAISKSGKPDELQRLVAGNLSSKASH; encoded by the coding sequence ATGGATTTAATGATTGAAGACTTGATGGAACAGTTGGTAGAAATGGGCGGTTCTGATATGCACATTCAAGCGGGAGCACCCATTTATTTCCGTATTAACGGTAAATTAGGACCAATTAACGATGAATATCTCAGTCCTCAAGAAAGTCAGCGGCTCATTTTTAGTATGCTCAACAACACTCAACGCAAAGAACTAGAGCAAAACTGGGAGCTGGATTGTTCTTACGGCGTCAAAGGGTTAGCACGTTTTCGCATCAACGTCTATAAAGAGCGCGGTTGTTATGCTGCTTGTTTACGAGCGCTATCGTCTAAAATTCCTAACTTTGAACAACTGGGATTACCCGATATCGTCAGGGAAATGGCGGAAAGACCCAGAGGGTTAGTGCTAGTGACGGGACAAACGGGATCCGGGAAGACGACGACCTTAGCGGCAATTTTAGACTTAATTAATCGTACCAGAGCTGAACATATCATCACAGTAGAAGATCCGATCGAATACGTCTTCTCTAACGCTAAAAGTTTATTCCATCAACGTCAACGGGGGGAAGATACCAAAACTTTCTCTAACGCCTTAAGGTCGGCTTTACGGGAAGATCCTGATATCGTCCTGGTGGGTGAAATGCGGGATTTGGAAACGATTTCTCTAGCGATCAGTGCTGCAGAAACGGGTCACTTGGTTTTTGGAACTCTACATACTAATTCGGCATCAAGTACGGTAGACCGTATGATTGACGTATTCCCAGCTCAACAACAAGCGCAAATCCGAGCGATGATTTCTAACTCCTTACTCGCTGTGTTTAGTCAATGTCTACCTAAAAAGAAAAATCCTAAACCGGGAGAGTTCGGTCGGGTTTTAGCTCAAGAAATTATGATAATTACCCCAGCTATAGCCAACTTAATTCGTGAAGGAAAAGCACCACAAATTTATTCAGCGATTCAAACGGGTATGAAACTGGGGATGCAGACTATGGAACAATCTCTGGCTAATTACGTCAAAACTGGGCAAATTTCTTTTGAAGAAGCGATTTCTAAAAGCGGCAAACCAGACGAATTACAACGTTTAGTTGCTGGTAATTTATCAAGTAAAGCATCCCATTAA